Proteins found in one Hevea brasiliensis isolate MT/VB/25A 57/8 chromosome 18, ASM3005281v1, whole genome shotgun sequence genomic segment:
- the LOC110646260 gene encoding uncharacterized protein LOC110646260 isoform X2, whose translation MAGHEGKTVTSDVKSGNMIFEPILEDGVFRFDCSADDRVAAYPSFSFINTKDRDTPIINHSVPSHIPTFDCVLGKQIVKLELPSGTSFYGTGEVSGPLERTGKRVFTWNTDAYGYGPGTTSLYQSHPWVLAILPNGEAIGVLADTTKYCEIDLRKESIIQFIASASYPVITFGPFASPTAVLKSLSCAIGTVFMPPKWALGYQQCRWSYDSDKRVHEIARTFRKKGIPCDAIWMDIDYMDGFRCFTFDQERFPDPQSLVKDLHDIGFKAIWMLDPGIKCEEGYFVYDGGSKSDVWIQRADGRPFIGKVWPGPCAFPDFTQSKTATKTMPENNIHRGDDELGGCQEHSYYHNIYGMLMARSTFEGMKLANENKRPFVLTRAGFIGSQKYAATWTGDNLSNWEHLHMSISMVLQLGLSGQPFSGPDIGGFARNATPKLFGRWMGVGAMFPFCRGHSETGTFDHEPWSFGEECEEVCRLALKRRYRLIPHLYTLFYAAHIMGTPVTTPTFFADTKNPSLRTLESSFLLGPLLVYASTILDQGTDKLQHDLPKGIWLRFDFDDSHPDLPTLYLQGGSIIPLGPPYQHVGEANLSDDLTLIVALDEYGQAKGVLFEDDGDGYEFTKGGFLLTRYVAELQSSIVTVRVSETEGSWKRPKRSLHVQLLLGGGAMVDSWGMDGDVVHIIMPSEHDVSVLVATSEKQYRSHLESSKHIPDVEEVSAPRGGELSKIPIELKSGDWIVKIVPWIGGRIISMDHLPSGTQWLHSRIEIDGYEEYSGSEYRSAGCSEEYKVIERDFEHAGEDESLILEGDIGGGLVLQRQLSIRKDNPKILHIDSSIIAQKVGAGSGGFSRLVCLRVHPTFNLLHPMKTFVSFTSVDGSKHEIRPDSGDRFYEGNLMPNGEWMLVDKYLGIGLVNRFNVNEVYKCFVHWGTGTVNLELWSEDRPLSRQSPLRISHQYEVRGTS comes from the exons ATGGCTGGTCATGAAGGGAAGACAGTTACTTCTGATGTCAAATCAGGGAATATGATTTTTGAGCCTATCCTAGAGGATGGAGTTTTTCGATTTGATTGTTCTGCAGATGATAGAGTTGCTGCATATCCCAGTTTTTCATTCATCAATACAAAAGATAGGGACACACCAATCATCAATCATTCTGTTCCTTCACATATCCCTACTTTCGATTGTGTTTTAGGAAAGCAGATTGTCAAACTTGAG CTTCCCAGTGGTACCTCCTTCTATGGAACTGGagaagttagtggaccacttgaGCGGACAGGGAAGAGA GTTTTCACATGGAACACAGATGCATATGGCTATGGTCCTGGAACTACATCCTTGTATCAGTCACATCCTTGGGTGCTAGCTATTCTTCCAAATGGAGAGGCAATAGGGGTTCTTGCTGACACCACAAAATATTGTGAG ATTGATTTGAGGAAAGAATCAATTATTCAATTCATTGCTTCAGCCTCATATCCTGTCATTACATTTGGTCCATTTGCTTCACCCACCGCTGTCCTGAAATCTTTATCTTGTGCAATTG gaACTGTTTTTATGCCTCCGAAGTGGGCCTTGGGTTATCAACAATGCCGTTGGAGCTATGATTCTGATAAGAGGGTTCACGAG ATTGCTAGAACATTTAGGAAGAAGGGCATTCCTTGTGATGCCATATGGATGGACATTGACTACATGGATGGTTTTCGCTGTTTCACATTTGACCAG GAACGTTTTCCAGATCCACAATCTTTGGTGAAAGATCTCCATGATATAGGTTTTAAAGCAATTTGGATGCTTGACCCTGGTATCAAATGTGAAGAAGGTTATTTTGTGTATGATGGTGGATCTAAAAGTGATGTTTGGATTCAAAGAGCAGATGGAAGACCATTTATTG GGAAGGTGTGGCCTGGTCCTTGTGCTTTCCCCGACTTCACACAATCAAAG ACAGCAACAAAGACAATGCCTGAAAACAATATTCATCGAGGAGATGATGAACTTGGAGGTTGTCAAGAGCACTCATACTATCACAAT atatatggcATGCTGATGGCAAGATCAACATTTGAAGGAATGAAATTAGCTAATGAAAATAAGCGTCCCTTTGTTCTTACTAGAGCTGGATTTATTGGCAGTCAAAAGTATGCTGCAACATGGACAGGGGATAACCTTTCAAATTGGGAGCATCTGCACATGTCTATCTCCATGGTACTTCAATTG GGACTCAGTGGTCAACCATTTTCAGGACCTGATATTGGCGGATTTGCACGAAATGCAACTCCCAAGCTTTTTGGAAGGTGGATGGGAGTCGGTGCAATGTTTCCTTTCTGCCGTGGACATTCTGAAACAGGCACTTTTGACCATGAGCCATGGTCTTTTGGAGAAGAG TGTGAAGAAGTTTGCCGTCTGGCTTTGAAGAGACGTTATCGCCTTATACCACACTTATATACTCTGTTTTATGCTGCTCATATAATGGGTACACCAGTGACAACTCCTACTTTCTTTGCTG ATACAAAAAATCCTAGCTTAAGGACCCTTGAAAGTTCCTTCCTGTTGGGTCCACTTTTGGTTTATGCAAG CACGATTCTTGATCAGGGAACAGACAAATTGCAGCATGACCTACCCAAAGGAATCTGGTTGAGATTTGATTTTGATGATTCACATCCG GATTTGCCAACTTTATACTTGCAAGGTGGATCAATAATTCCTTTGGGGCCCCCTTATCAACATGTTGGTGAAGCTAATTTGTCAGATGACTTAACGCTCATTGTAGCTTTAGATGAATATG GGCAAGCTAAAGGTGTATTATTTGAAGATGATGGTGATGGATACGAATTCACGAAGGGTGGATTTCTGCTTACACGTTATGTTGCTGAACTTCAATCTTCAATTGTTACCGTTAGAGTTTCTGAAACAGAAGGGTCTTGGAAGAGGCCCAAAAGAAGTCTGCACGTGCAATTATTGCTTGGTGGAGGTGCAATG GTTGATTCATGGGGCATGGATGGAGATGTTGTGCATATTATAATGCCTTCGGAACATGATGTTTCTGTGTTGGTAGCAACAAGTGAGAAACAATATaggagtcatttag AAAGTTCTAAGCATATCCCAGATGTTGAAGAGGTTTCGGCACCAAGGGGAGGAGAACTTTCTAAAATCCCTATTGAACTAAAAAGTGGTGATTGGATTGTTAAAATAGTTCCCTGGATTGGGGGTAGAATTATTTCCATGGACCACCTTCCATCAG GAACACAATGGCTTCATAGCAGGATTGAGATTGATGGATATGaagaatatagtggctctgagtaCCGGTCAGCAGGATGCTCTGAGGAATATAAGGTCATCGA GCGGGATTTTGAGCATGCAGGAGAGGATGAATCTCTAATATTAGAAGGTGATATTGGTGGGGGATTGGTTCTTCAACGGCAGTTATCAATTCGAAAAGATAATCCAAAAATTCTTCACATTGACTCTAGCATTATAGCCCAGAAAGTAGGAGCTGGTTCTGGTGGATTTTCCAG GTTGGTTTGCTTGAGAGTGCATCCGACCTTTAACCTCTTACATCCCATGAAAACTTTTGTCTCATTCACTTCTGTTGATGGATCAAAGCATGAAATTCGACCTGATTCTGGGGATCGATTTTATGAAGGGAATCTTATGCCAAATG GAGAATGGATGCTTGTTGATAAATATCTTGGTATTGGATTGGTCAATCGATTTAACGTCAACGAGGTCTATAAGTGTTTCGTCCACTGGGGAACTGGAACAGTTAATCTAGAGCTGTGGTCCGAAGACAGGCCTCTATCAAGGCAATCTCCTCTCAGAATTTCCCACCAATATGAAGTTAGAGGAACCTCTTAG
- the LOC110646260 gene encoding uncharacterized protein LOC110646260 isoform X4 yields MAGHEGKTVTSDVKSGNMIFEPILEDGVFRFDCSADDRVAAYPSFSFINTKDRDTPIINHSVPSHIPTFDCVLGKQIVKLELPSGTSFYGTGEVSGPLERTGKRVFTWNTDAYGYGPGTTSLYQSHPWVLAILPNGEAIGVLADTTKYCEIDLRKESIIQFIASASYPVITFGPFASPTAVLKSLSCAIGTVFMPPKWALGYQQCRWSYDSDKRVHEIARTFRKKGIPCDAIWMDIDYMDGFRCFTFDQERFPDPQSLVKDLHDIGFKAIWMLDPGIKCEEGYFVYDGGSKSDVWIQRADGRPFIGKVWPGPCAFPDFTQSKVRSWWASLVKDFISNGVDGIWNDMNEPAIFKTATKTMPENNIHRGDDELGGCQEHSYYHNIYGMLMARSTFEGMKLANENKRPFVLTRAGFIGSQKYAATWTGDNLSNWEHLHMSISMVLQLGLSGQPFSGPDIGGFARNATPKLFGRWMGVGAMFPFCRGHSETGTFDHEPWSFGEECEEVCRLALKRRYRLIPHLYTLFYAAHIMGTPVTTPTFFADTKNPSLRTLESSFLLGPLLVYASTILDQGTDKLQHDLPKGIWLRFDFDDSHPDLPTLYLQGGSIIPLGPPYQHVGEANLSDDLTLIVALDEYGQAKGVLFEDDGDGYEFTKGGFLLTRYVAELQSSIVTVRVSETEGSWKRPKRSLHVQLLLGGGAMVDSWGMDGDVVHIIMPSEHDVSVLVATSEKQYRSHLESSKHIPDVEEVSAPRGGELSKIPIELKSGDWIVKIVPWIGGRIISMDHLPSGTQWLHSRIEIDGYEEYSGSEYRSAGCSEEYKVIERDFEHAGEDESLILEGDIGGGLVLQRQLSIRKDNPKILHIDSSIIAQKVGAGSGGFSRLVCLRVHPTFNLLHPMKTFVSFTSVDGSKHEIRPDSGDRFYEGNLMPNVFHFRRMDAC; encoded by the exons ATGGCTGGTCATGAAGGGAAGACAGTTACTTCTGATGTCAAATCAGGGAATATGATTTTTGAGCCTATCCTAGAGGATGGAGTTTTTCGATTTGATTGTTCTGCAGATGATAGAGTTGCTGCATATCCCAGTTTTTCATTCATCAATACAAAAGATAGGGACACACCAATCATCAATCATTCTGTTCCTTCACATATCCCTACTTTCGATTGTGTTTTAGGAAAGCAGATTGTCAAACTTGAG CTTCCCAGTGGTACCTCCTTCTATGGAACTGGagaagttagtggaccacttgaGCGGACAGGGAAGAGA GTTTTCACATGGAACACAGATGCATATGGCTATGGTCCTGGAACTACATCCTTGTATCAGTCACATCCTTGGGTGCTAGCTATTCTTCCAAATGGAGAGGCAATAGGGGTTCTTGCTGACACCACAAAATATTGTGAG ATTGATTTGAGGAAAGAATCAATTATTCAATTCATTGCTTCAGCCTCATATCCTGTCATTACATTTGGTCCATTTGCTTCACCCACCGCTGTCCTGAAATCTTTATCTTGTGCAATTG gaACTGTTTTTATGCCTCCGAAGTGGGCCTTGGGTTATCAACAATGCCGTTGGAGCTATGATTCTGATAAGAGGGTTCACGAG ATTGCTAGAACATTTAGGAAGAAGGGCATTCCTTGTGATGCCATATGGATGGACATTGACTACATGGATGGTTTTCGCTGTTTCACATTTGACCAG GAACGTTTTCCAGATCCACAATCTTTGGTGAAAGATCTCCATGATATAGGTTTTAAAGCAATTTGGATGCTTGACCCTGGTATCAAATGTGAAGAAGGTTATTTTGTGTATGATGGTGGATCTAAAAGTGATGTTTGGATTCAAAGAGCAGATGGAAGACCATTTATTG GGAAGGTGTGGCCTGGTCCTTGTGCTTTCCCCGACTTCACACAATCAAAGGTTCGTTCTTGGTGGGCTAGCTTAGTTAAAGATTTCATTTCTAATGGTGTTGATGGCATATGGAATGATATGAATGAGCCAGCTATTTTTAAG ACAGCAACAAAGACAATGCCTGAAAACAATATTCATCGAGGAGATGATGAACTTGGAGGTTGTCAAGAGCACTCATACTATCACAAT atatatggcATGCTGATGGCAAGATCAACATTTGAAGGAATGAAATTAGCTAATGAAAATAAGCGTCCCTTTGTTCTTACTAGAGCTGGATTTATTGGCAGTCAAAAGTATGCTGCAACATGGACAGGGGATAACCTTTCAAATTGGGAGCATCTGCACATGTCTATCTCCATGGTACTTCAATTG GGACTCAGTGGTCAACCATTTTCAGGACCTGATATTGGCGGATTTGCACGAAATGCAACTCCCAAGCTTTTTGGAAGGTGGATGGGAGTCGGTGCAATGTTTCCTTTCTGCCGTGGACATTCTGAAACAGGCACTTTTGACCATGAGCCATGGTCTTTTGGAGAAGAG TGTGAAGAAGTTTGCCGTCTGGCTTTGAAGAGACGTTATCGCCTTATACCACACTTATATACTCTGTTTTATGCTGCTCATATAATGGGTACACCAGTGACAACTCCTACTTTCTTTGCTG ATACAAAAAATCCTAGCTTAAGGACCCTTGAAAGTTCCTTCCTGTTGGGTCCACTTTTGGTTTATGCAAG CACGATTCTTGATCAGGGAACAGACAAATTGCAGCATGACCTACCCAAAGGAATCTGGTTGAGATTTGATTTTGATGATTCACATCCG GATTTGCCAACTTTATACTTGCAAGGTGGATCAATAATTCCTTTGGGGCCCCCTTATCAACATGTTGGTGAAGCTAATTTGTCAGATGACTTAACGCTCATTGTAGCTTTAGATGAATATG GGCAAGCTAAAGGTGTATTATTTGAAGATGATGGTGATGGATACGAATTCACGAAGGGTGGATTTCTGCTTACACGTTATGTTGCTGAACTTCAATCTTCAATTGTTACCGTTAGAGTTTCTGAAACAGAAGGGTCTTGGAAGAGGCCCAAAAGAAGTCTGCACGTGCAATTATTGCTTGGTGGAGGTGCAATG GTTGATTCATGGGGCATGGATGGAGATGTTGTGCATATTATAATGCCTTCGGAACATGATGTTTCTGTGTTGGTAGCAACAAGTGAGAAACAATATaggagtcatttag AAAGTTCTAAGCATATCCCAGATGTTGAAGAGGTTTCGGCACCAAGGGGAGGAGAACTTTCTAAAATCCCTATTGAACTAAAAAGTGGTGATTGGATTGTTAAAATAGTTCCCTGGATTGGGGGTAGAATTATTTCCATGGACCACCTTCCATCAG GAACACAATGGCTTCATAGCAGGATTGAGATTGATGGATATGaagaatatagtggctctgagtaCCGGTCAGCAGGATGCTCTGAGGAATATAAGGTCATCGA GCGGGATTTTGAGCATGCAGGAGAGGATGAATCTCTAATATTAGAAGGTGATATTGGTGGGGGATTGGTTCTTCAACGGCAGTTATCAATTCGAAAAGATAATCCAAAAATTCTTCACATTGACTCTAGCATTATAGCCCAGAAAGTAGGAGCTGGTTCTGGTGGATTTTCCAG GTTGGTTTGCTTGAGAGTGCATCCGACCTTTAACCTCTTACATCCCATGAAAACTTTTGTCTCATTCACTTCTGTTGATGGATCAAAGCATGAAATTCGACCTGATTCTGGGGATCGATTTTATGAAGGGAATCTTATGCCAAATG TTTTTCATTTTAGGAGAATGGATGCTTGTTGA
- the LOC110646260 gene encoding uncharacterized protein LOC110646260 isoform X3, translated as MAGHEGKTVTSDVKSGNMIFEPILEDGVFRFDCSADDRVAAYPSFSFINTKDRDTPIINHSVPSHIPTFDCVLGKQIVKLELPSGTSFYGTGEVSGPLERTGKRVFTWNTDAYGYGPGTTSLYQSHPWVLAILPNGEAIGVLADTTKYCEIDLRKESIIQFIASASYPVITFGPFASPTAVLKSLSCAIGTVFMPPKWALGYQQCRWSYDSDKRVHEIARTFRKKGIPCDAIWMDIDYMDGFRCFTFDQERFPDPQSLVKDLHDIGFKAIWMLDPGIKCEEGYFVYDGGSKSDVWIQRADGRPFIGKVWPGPCAFPDFTQSKVRSWWASLVKDFISNGVDGIWNDMNEPAIFKTATKTMPENNIHRGDDELGGCQEHSYYHNIYGMLMARSTFEGMKLANENKRPFVLTRAGFIGSQKYAATWTGDNLSNWEHLHMSISMVLQLGLSGQPFSGPDIGGFARNATPKLFGRWMGVGAMFPFCRGHSETGTFDHEPWSFGEECEEVCRLALKRRYRLIPHLYTLFYAAHIMGTPVTTPTFFADTKNPSLRTLESSFLLGPLLVYASTILDQGTDKLQHDLPKGIWLRFDFDDSHPDLPTLYLQGGSIIPLGPPYQHVGEANLSDDLTLIVALDEYGQAKGVLFEDDGDGYEFTKGGFLLTRYVAELQSSIVTVRVSETEGSWKRPKRSLHVQLLLGGGAMVDSWGMDGDVVHIIMPSEHDVSVLVATSEKQYRSHLGTQWLHSRIEIDGYEEYSGSEYRSAGCSEEYKVIERDFEHAGEDESLILEGDIGGGLVLQRQLSIRKDNPKILHIDSSIIAQKVGAGSGGFSRLVCLRVHPTFNLLHPMKTFVSFTSVDGSKHEIRPDSGDRFYEGNLMPNGEWMLVDKYLGIGLVNRFNVNEVYKCFVHWGTGTVNLELWSEDRPLSRQSPLRISHQYEVRGTS; from the exons ATGGCTGGTCATGAAGGGAAGACAGTTACTTCTGATGTCAAATCAGGGAATATGATTTTTGAGCCTATCCTAGAGGATGGAGTTTTTCGATTTGATTGTTCTGCAGATGATAGAGTTGCTGCATATCCCAGTTTTTCATTCATCAATACAAAAGATAGGGACACACCAATCATCAATCATTCTGTTCCTTCACATATCCCTACTTTCGATTGTGTTTTAGGAAAGCAGATTGTCAAACTTGAG CTTCCCAGTGGTACCTCCTTCTATGGAACTGGagaagttagtggaccacttgaGCGGACAGGGAAGAGA GTTTTCACATGGAACACAGATGCATATGGCTATGGTCCTGGAACTACATCCTTGTATCAGTCACATCCTTGGGTGCTAGCTATTCTTCCAAATGGAGAGGCAATAGGGGTTCTTGCTGACACCACAAAATATTGTGAG ATTGATTTGAGGAAAGAATCAATTATTCAATTCATTGCTTCAGCCTCATATCCTGTCATTACATTTGGTCCATTTGCTTCACCCACCGCTGTCCTGAAATCTTTATCTTGTGCAATTG gaACTGTTTTTATGCCTCCGAAGTGGGCCTTGGGTTATCAACAATGCCGTTGGAGCTATGATTCTGATAAGAGGGTTCACGAG ATTGCTAGAACATTTAGGAAGAAGGGCATTCCTTGTGATGCCATATGGATGGACATTGACTACATGGATGGTTTTCGCTGTTTCACATTTGACCAG GAACGTTTTCCAGATCCACAATCTTTGGTGAAAGATCTCCATGATATAGGTTTTAAAGCAATTTGGATGCTTGACCCTGGTATCAAATGTGAAGAAGGTTATTTTGTGTATGATGGTGGATCTAAAAGTGATGTTTGGATTCAAAGAGCAGATGGAAGACCATTTATTG GGAAGGTGTGGCCTGGTCCTTGTGCTTTCCCCGACTTCACACAATCAAAGGTTCGTTCTTGGTGGGCTAGCTTAGTTAAAGATTTCATTTCTAATGGTGTTGATGGCATATGGAATGATATGAATGAGCCAGCTATTTTTAAG ACAGCAACAAAGACAATGCCTGAAAACAATATTCATCGAGGAGATGATGAACTTGGAGGTTGTCAAGAGCACTCATACTATCACAAT atatatggcATGCTGATGGCAAGATCAACATTTGAAGGAATGAAATTAGCTAATGAAAATAAGCGTCCCTTTGTTCTTACTAGAGCTGGATTTATTGGCAGTCAAAAGTATGCTGCAACATGGACAGGGGATAACCTTTCAAATTGGGAGCATCTGCACATGTCTATCTCCATGGTACTTCAATTG GGACTCAGTGGTCAACCATTTTCAGGACCTGATATTGGCGGATTTGCACGAAATGCAACTCCCAAGCTTTTTGGAAGGTGGATGGGAGTCGGTGCAATGTTTCCTTTCTGCCGTGGACATTCTGAAACAGGCACTTTTGACCATGAGCCATGGTCTTTTGGAGAAGAG TGTGAAGAAGTTTGCCGTCTGGCTTTGAAGAGACGTTATCGCCTTATACCACACTTATATACTCTGTTTTATGCTGCTCATATAATGGGTACACCAGTGACAACTCCTACTTTCTTTGCTG ATACAAAAAATCCTAGCTTAAGGACCCTTGAAAGTTCCTTCCTGTTGGGTCCACTTTTGGTTTATGCAAG CACGATTCTTGATCAGGGAACAGACAAATTGCAGCATGACCTACCCAAAGGAATCTGGTTGAGATTTGATTTTGATGATTCACATCCG GATTTGCCAACTTTATACTTGCAAGGTGGATCAATAATTCCTTTGGGGCCCCCTTATCAACATGTTGGTGAAGCTAATTTGTCAGATGACTTAACGCTCATTGTAGCTTTAGATGAATATG GGCAAGCTAAAGGTGTATTATTTGAAGATGATGGTGATGGATACGAATTCACGAAGGGTGGATTTCTGCTTACACGTTATGTTGCTGAACTTCAATCTTCAATTGTTACCGTTAGAGTTTCTGAAACAGAAGGGTCTTGGAAGAGGCCCAAAAGAAGTCTGCACGTGCAATTATTGCTTGGTGGAGGTGCAATG GTTGATTCATGGGGCATGGATGGAGATGTTGTGCATATTATAATGCCTTCGGAACATGATGTTTCTGTGTTGGTAGCAACAAGTGAGAAACAATATaggagtcatttag GAACACAATGGCTTCATAGCAGGATTGAGATTGATGGATATGaagaatatagtggctctgagtaCCGGTCAGCAGGATGCTCTGAGGAATATAAGGTCATCGA GCGGGATTTTGAGCATGCAGGAGAGGATGAATCTCTAATATTAGAAGGTGATATTGGTGGGGGATTGGTTCTTCAACGGCAGTTATCAATTCGAAAAGATAATCCAAAAATTCTTCACATTGACTCTAGCATTATAGCCCAGAAAGTAGGAGCTGGTTCTGGTGGATTTTCCAG GTTGGTTTGCTTGAGAGTGCATCCGACCTTTAACCTCTTACATCCCATGAAAACTTTTGTCTCATTCACTTCTGTTGATGGATCAAAGCATGAAATTCGACCTGATTCTGGGGATCGATTTTATGAAGGGAATCTTATGCCAAATG GAGAATGGATGCTTGTTGATAAATATCTTGGTATTGGATTGGTCAATCGATTTAACGTCAACGAGGTCTATAAGTGTTTCGTCCACTGGGGAACTGGAACAGTTAATCTAGAGCTGTGGTCCGAAGACAGGCCTCTATCAAGGCAATCTCCTCTCAGAATTTCCCACCAATATGAAGTTAGAGGAACCTCTTAG